One genomic segment of Coffea arabica cultivar ET-39 chromosome 6e, Coffea Arabica ET-39 HiFi, whole genome shotgun sequence includes these proteins:
- the LOC113694857 gene encoding DNA repair protein recA homolog 2, mitochondrial-like isoform X3 → MVPLAPQNFQKFLRLGAFSASRLFSTLPLFNYQNGFSWRQVIDSRHFSSAAEAPEFEFDDIPNDAKATEKDAALRVALSQLAGEFGKESMLSLQRFFRSRRAPVIPTGSLRLDLALGIGGLPKGRIVEIFGQEASGKTTLALHVIKEAQKLGGYCAYLDVENAMNPSLAESIGVNIDNLLISQPDSAENLLSMVDTLTKSRSIAVVVVDSVAALIPQLEIDNVEVGSTKDIQSQIMTQALRKIRYSLSNSHTLIIFVNQVRANLKSAQGNRPADQVTCGGNALPFYAAVRMKLFRKALLKTQDKATGLGICVKVIKNKLAPAMTNAELTIKFGQGICCESEILELACEHGIILNEGGSYFIEET, encoded by the exons ATGGTGCCTTTGGCgcctcaaaattttcaaaaatttctccGACTCGGTGCTTTCTCTGCTTCTCGGCTTTTCTCAACACTCCCCTTGTTCAATTATCAG AATGGGTTTTCCTGGAGACAAGTGATAGATAGTCGGCACTTCTCTTCAGCAG CTGAAGCTCCAGAATTTGAGTTTGATGACATCCCTAATGATGCCAAGGCAACAGAGAAAGATGCTGCTTTACGTGTAGCTCTATCACAGCTTGCTGGTGAATTTGGGAAGGAATCAATGCTGTCTTTGCAGCGCTTCTTTCGCTCTAGGCGTGCACCAGTGATTCCTACAGGCTCACTGAGGCTTGACCTAGCCCTTGGGATTGGTGGGCTACCAAAG GGAAGGATTGTTGAGATTTTTGGGCAAGAAGCATCTGGGAAGACAACGCTTGCACTTCATGTTATTAAGGAGGCTCAAAAGCTAGGAG GTTATTGTGCATATCTGGATGTGGAAAATGCAATGAATCCTTCCCTTGCTGAATCTATCGGTGTAAATATAGATAATCTCCTCATTTCACAACCAGATTCTGCAGAGAATTTGCTCAGTATGGTTGATACACTGACAAAAAGCAGGTCTATAGCTGTGGTTGTTGTTGACAGC GTGGCCGCTCTTATTCCACAACTTGAAATTGACAATGTGGAGGTTGGCTCCACTAAAGACATACAATCTCAAATAATGACGCAAGCACTAAGAAAAATTCGTTATTCATTGTCCAATTCTCATACTCTTATCATATTTGTTAATCAG GTGCGAGCAAATCTGAAGTCAGCCCAAGGAAATCGCCCAGCAGATCAGGTAACTTGTGGTGGGAATGCTTTACCATTTTATGCTGCTGTGCGTATGAAACTATTCAGGAAAGCTTTGCTAAAGACTCAGGATAAG GCTACTGGTCTTGGGATCTGTGTGAAAGTAATTAAGAATAAACTGGCACCTGCAATGACAAACGCTGAGCTGACAATAAAATTCGGGCAAGGTATCTGCTGTGAGTCTGAGATTTTGGAATTGGCTTGTGAGCATGGAATTATTTTGAACGAAGGTGGCAGCTATTTTATAGAAG AAACATGA
- the LOC113694857 gene encoding DNA repair protein recA homolog 2, mitochondrial-like isoform X2 translates to MVPLAPQNFQKFLRLGAFSASRLFSTLPLFNYQNGFSWRQVIDSRHFSSAAEAPEFEFDDIPNDAKATEKDAALRVALSQLAGEFGKESMLSLQRFFRSRRAPVIPTGSLRLDLALGIGGLPKGRIVEIFGQEASGKTTLALHVIKEAQKLGGYCAYLDVENAMNPSLAESIGVNIDNLLISQPDSAENLLSMVDTLTKSRSIAVVVVDSVAALIPQLEIDNVEVGSTKDIQSQIMTQALRKIRYSLSNSHTLIIFVNQVRANLKSAQGNRPADQVTCGGNALPFYAAVRMKLFRKALLKTQDKATGLGICVKVIKNKLAPAMTNAELTIKFGQGICCESEILELACEHGIILNEGGSYFIEELKERRAAQAFGLIV, encoded by the exons ATGGTGCCTTTGGCgcctcaaaattttcaaaaatttctccGACTCGGTGCTTTCTCTGCTTCTCGGCTTTTCTCAACACTCCCCTTGTTCAATTATCAG AATGGGTTTTCCTGGAGACAAGTGATAGATAGTCGGCACTTCTCTTCAGCAG CTGAAGCTCCAGAATTTGAGTTTGATGACATCCCTAATGATGCCAAGGCAACAGAGAAAGATGCTGCTTTACGTGTAGCTCTATCACAGCTTGCTGGTGAATTTGGGAAGGAATCAATGCTGTCTTTGCAGCGCTTCTTTCGCTCTAGGCGTGCACCAGTGATTCCTACAGGCTCACTGAGGCTTGACCTAGCCCTTGGGATTGGTGGGCTACCAAAG GGAAGGATTGTTGAGATTTTTGGGCAAGAAGCATCTGGGAAGACAACGCTTGCACTTCATGTTATTAAGGAGGCTCAAAAGCTAGGAG GTTATTGTGCATATCTGGATGTGGAAAATGCAATGAATCCTTCCCTTGCTGAATCTATCGGTGTAAATATAGATAATCTCCTCATTTCACAACCAGATTCTGCAGAGAATTTGCTCAGTATGGTTGATACACTGACAAAAAGCAGGTCTATAGCTGTGGTTGTTGTTGACAGC GTGGCCGCTCTTATTCCACAACTTGAAATTGACAATGTGGAGGTTGGCTCCACTAAAGACATACAATCTCAAATAATGACGCAAGCACTAAGAAAAATTCGTTATTCATTGTCCAATTCTCATACTCTTATCATATTTGTTAATCAG GTGCGAGCAAATCTGAAGTCAGCCCAAGGAAATCGCCCAGCAGATCAGGTAACTTGTGGTGGGAATGCTTTACCATTTTATGCTGCTGTGCGTATGAAACTATTCAGGAAAGCTTTGCTAAAGACTCAGGATAAG GCTACTGGTCTTGGGATCTGTGTGAAAGTAATTAAGAATAAACTGGCACCTGCAATGACAAACGCTGAGCTGACAATAAAATTCGGGCAAGGTATCTGCTGTGAGTCTGAGATTTTGGAATTGGCTTGTGAGCATGGAATTATTTTGAACGAAGGTGGCAGCTATTTTATAGAAG AGTTGAAAGAGCGAAGGGCAGCTCAAGCGTTTGGTCTGATTGTGTGA
- the LOC113694857 gene encoding DNA repair protein recA homolog 2, mitochondrial-like isoform X1, which yields MVPLAPQNFQKFLRLGAFSASRLFSTLPLFNYQNGFSWRQVIDSRHFSSAAEAPEFEFDDIPNDAKATEKDAALRVALSQLAGEFGKESMLSLQRFFRSRRAPVIPTGSLRLDLALGIGGLPKGRIVEIFGQEASGKTTLALHVIKEAQKLGGYCAYLDVENAMNPSLAESIGVNIDNLLISQPDSAENLLSMVDTLTKSRSIAVVVVDSVAALIPQLEIDNVEVGSTKDIQSQIMTQALRKIRYSLSNSHTLIIFVNQVRANLKSAQGNRPADQVTCGGNALPFYAAVRMKLFRKALLKTQDKATGLGICVKVIKNKLAPAMTNAELTIKFGQGICCESEILELACEHGIILNEGGSYFIEGKTLNTKEEAEDFLTANSSVLDHIVKNLRCQLFERKSKPE from the exons ATGGTGCCTTTGGCgcctcaaaattttcaaaaatttctccGACTCGGTGCTTTCTCTGCTTCTCGGCTTTTCTCAACACTCCCCTTGTTCAATTATCAG AATGGGTTTTCCTGGAGACAAGTGATAGATAGTCGGCACTTCTCTTCAGCAG CTGAAGCTCCAGAATTTGAGTTTGATGACATCCCTAATGATGCCAAGGCAACAGAGAAAGATGCTGCTTTACGTGTAGCTCTATCACAGCTTGCTGGTGAATTTGGGAAGGAATCAATGCTGTCTTTGCAGCGCTTCTTTCGCTCTAGGCGTGCACCAGTGATTCCTACAGGCTCACTGAGGCTTGACCTAGCCCTTGGGATTGGTGGGCTACCAAAG GGAAGGATTGTTGAGATTTTTGGGCAAGAAGCATCTGGGAAGACAACGCTTGCACTTCATGTTATTAAGGAGGCTCAAAAGCTAGGAG GTTATTGTGCATATCTGGATGTGGAAAATGCAATGAATCCTTCCCTTGCTGAATCTATCGGTGTAAATATAGATAATCTCCTCATTTCACAACCAGATTCTGCAGAGAATTTGCTCAGTATGGTTGATACACTGACAAAAAGCAGGTCTATAGCTGTGGTTGTTGTTGACAGC GTGGCCGCTCTTATTCCACAACTTGAAATTGACAATGTGGAGGTTGGCTCCACTAAAGACATACAATCTCAAATAATGACGCAAGCACTAAGAAAAATTCGTTATTCATTGTCCAATTCTCATACTCTTATCATATTTGTTAATCAG GTGCGAGCAAATCTGAAGTCAGCCCAAGGAAATCGCCCAGCAGATCAGGTAACTTGTGGTGGGAATGCTTTACCATTTTATGCTGCTGTGCGTATGAAACTATTCAGGAAAGCTTTGCTAAAGACTCAGGATAAG GCTACTGGTCTTGGGATCTGTGTGAAAGTAATTAAGAATAAACTGGCACCTGCAATGACAAACGCTGAGCTGACAATAAAATTCGGGCAAGGTATCTGCTGTGAGTCTGAGATTTTGGAATTGGCTTGTGAGCATGGAATTATTTTGAACGAAGGTGGCAGCTATTTTATAGAAGGTAAAACTTTGAACACCAAAGAGGAAGCTGAAGATTTTCTTACTGCAAATTCTAGTGTTTTGGATCACATAGTTAAGAATTTGAGGTGTCAATTATTTGAGAGGAAATCAAAGCCAGAGTAG
- the LOC113694998 gene encoding glucan endo-1,3-beta-glucosidase, acidic-like, translating into MAGAEPEFKATMLLLSLLLVATLDFTGAQTGVCYGRLGSNLPSPADVVALCNQRNIKRMRIYDPHQPTLQALGGSNIEVILGVPNTDLQNVAASQANANNWVQNNVRKYPNVKFRYIAVGNEVSPLTGTAQYTNFLLPAIRNIFNAISAAGLRNQIKVSTAIETGLVANGYPPSAGTFQPQAQNFIKPIVQFLAGNGAPLLVNVYPYFSYTGNPKSIALEYALFTSSGITTPDGVKYQNLFDALVDATYSALEKAGGSSVQIVVSETGWPSAGGQATSIDNARTYNNNLIKHVNGNSGTPKRPGRAIETYIFDLFDEDQKSPEYEKHFGLFLPNRQPKYPISF; encoded by the exons ATGGCTGGTGCAGAACCAGAATTCAAGGCCACTATGCTTCTCCTCAGCCTGCTTTTAGTTGCAACGCTTGATTTTACAG GGGCTCAAACAGGAGTTTGTTATGGAAGGCTTGGAAGTAATCTTCCATCTCCAGCAGATGTTGTCGCCCTGTGCAACcaaagaaacatcaaaagaatgCGAATCTATGATCCTCATCAACCCACCCTTCAAGCCCTTGGAGGTTCAAACATTGAAGTCATTCTTGGGGTTCCCAACACCGATCTACAGAATGTTGCTGCAAGCCAAGCTAATGCAAATAATTGGGTTCAAAACAATGTCAGGAAGTATCCCAACGTCAAATTCAGGTACATTGCAGTTGGAAATGAAGTCAGCCCACTAACAGGGACGGCTCAGTACACAAACTTTCTTCTCCCTGCCATCAGAAACATCTTCAACGCAATTTCTGCAGCGGGGCTCAGAAACCAGATCAAAGTTTCCACTGCTATTGAAACTGGACTAGTTGCAAATGGTTATCCTCCATCAGCTGGCACTTTCCAACCTCAAGCTCAAAATTTTATCAAGCCCATCGTTCAGTTCTTAGCTGGCAACGGTGCCCCATTACTCGTTAATGTATATCCATACTTTTCCTACACAGGCAATCCCAAGAGCATAGCTCTTGAATATGCTCTTTTTACATCTTCTGGCATCACCACACCAGATGGTGTAAAGTATCAAAATCTTTTTGATGCTCTCGTGGATGCAACATACTCGGCGCTCGAAAAGGCTGGAGGCTCATCAGTCCAAATTGTTGTATCGGAGACTGGTTGGCCATCAGCTGGAGGACAAGCGACATCAATAGACAATGCCAGGACTTACAACAATAACCTGATCAAGCATGTCAATGGGAATTCTGGAACCCCAAAAAGGCCTGGAAGGGCTATTGAGACTTACATTTTTGATTTGTTTGATGAAGATCAAAAGAGTCCAGAATATGAGAAGCATTTTGGGCTCTTTCTTCCAAATAGGCAGCCAAAGTACCCAATCAGTTTCTAA
- the LOC140009556 gene encoding probable glutathione S-transferase parC, with the protein MGEASEEVILLDFWTSMYGMRARVALEEKEIKYEHKQEDLIGNKSELLLRMNPIHKTIPVLIHDGKPVCESLIAVEYIDEVWKGKASLLPSDPYERAQARFWADFLDKKVYEYGRQVTWSRKGEEPEAAKIGLTNSIKTLEEEALGDKLYFGGEKFGYLDVVVIGLCSWLHTYEIICNFNAATECPKLVAWAKRCMERDSVSKSLPEPKKLYEAILGFKKVFGLD; encoded by the exons ATGGGTGAGGCAAGTGAGGAGGTAATTCTTCTAGACTTTTGGACTAGCATGTATGGCATGAGGGCAAGAGTTGCactagaagaaaaagaaatcaagTACGAGCACAAACAAGAGGATCTaattggcaacaaaagtgaGTTGCTCTTGAGGATGAATCCAATTCACAAGACAATCCCGGTTCTGATTCACGATGGAAAACCCGTTTGTGAATCCCTCATTGCAGTGGAATACATTGACGAGGTGTGGAAAGGTAAAGCTTCACTCTTGCCTTCTGATCCTTATGAGAGAGCTCAAGCCAGGTTTTGGGCTGATTTTCTTGACAAAAAG GTTTATGAATACGGTCGTCAAGTCACCTGGTCAAGAAAAGGAGAAGAGCCAGAAGCAGCAAAGATTGGCTTGACAAACTCCATTAAGACGCTGGAGGAGGAAGCCCTTGGAGACAAACTTTATTTTGGGGGTGAAAAGTTCGGGTATCTTGACGTTGTTGTCATTGGACTCTGCAGTTGGCTACACACCTATGAGATTATCTGCAACTTTAATGCGGCGACTGAGTGCCCAAAGCTGGTGGCATGGGCTAAGAGATGCATGGAAAGGGATAGTGTCTCCAAGTCTCTTCCTGAACCCAAGAAGCTCTATGAAGCCATTTTGGGATTTAAGAAGGTTTTTGGACTTGACTAA
- the LOC113695166 gene encoding glutathione S-transferase U21, which produces MDEVWRDKNPFMPSDPIRKAQARFWADFVDKKVFTVGRKTWATKGEDLEAANMEFIETYKILEGELGDKPYFGGANFGTKYQKPLILLHI; this is translated from the exons ATGGATGAAGTATGGCGGGATAAAAATCCTTTCATGCCATCTGACCCCATCAGGAAAGCTCAAGCCAGGTTCTGGGCTGACTTTGTTGATAAAAAG GTTTTTACTGTAGGAAGAAAAACTTGGGCTACAAAGGGAGAAGATCTGGAGGCAGCTAATATGGAATTCATAGAGACCTACAAAATTTTGGAAGGAGAACTTGGAGACAAGCCTTActttggaggtgcaaactttgG GACAAAGTACCAAAAACCATTAATTCTTCTTCACATTTAG
- the LOC113695165 gene encoding glucan endo-1,3-beta-glucosidase, acidic-like produces the protein MHLPSYPFCKRGAQFVAHQVVLEYCLFHYPWLVKNNNSEFTATMFVIGLLLLATLDYTGAQTGVCYGRLGSNLPSPADVVALCKQNNIKRMRIYDPDHSTLQALAGSNIEVILGVPNTDLQNVAASQDNANNWVKNNVRNYPNVKFRYIAVGNEISPLACTAGCPDFVLPAIRNIFNSISAAGLGNQIKVSTAVETGLVGNSFPPSAGTFQPQVQKFINPIVQFLASKGAPLLVNVYPYFVYIGNPGSIALDYALFTASGITLPDGVKYQNLFDAILDAIYSALERAGGSSVEIVVSETGWPSAGGGQATSIDNARTYNNNLIKHVNGSSGTPKRPRRAIETYIFYLFDEDQKSPEYEKHFGLFLPNKKRKYPISF, from the exons ATGCATCTTCCTTCATACCCTTTCTGTAAAAGGGGTGCTCAATTTGTAGCTCATCAAGTAGTACTGGAATATTGCTTGTTTCATTATCCATGGCTGGTGAAAAACAACAATTCTGAATTCACGGCCACTATGTTTGTTATTGGGCTGCTGTTACTTGCAACACTTGATTATACAG GGGCTCAAACAGGCGTTTGTTATGGAAGGCTTGGGAGTAATCTTCCATCTCCAGCAGATGTTGTAGCCCTTTGCAAACAGAACAACATCAAAAGAATGCGAATCTACGATCCTGATCACTCCACACTTCAAGCCCTAGCAGGTTCAAATATTGAAGTCATTCTTGGGGTTCCCAACACTGATCTTCAGAATGTTGCTGCAAGCCAAGATAATGCAAATAATTGGGTCAAAAACAATGTAAGGAATTATCCTAATGTCAAATTCAGGTACATTGCAGTTGGAAATGAAATCAGCCCACTAGCATGCACGGCTGGGTGCCCAGACTTTGTTCTCCCTGCCATCCGAAACATCTTCAACTCAATTTCTGCAGCTGGGCTAGGAAACCAGATCAAAGTTTCCACTGCAGTTGAAACTGGACTAGTTGGAAATAGTTTTCCTCCATCAGCTGGCACTTTCCAACCTCAAGTCCAAAAGTTTATCAATCCCATAGTTCAGTTCTTAGCTAGCAAAGGCGCCCCATTACTCGTTAACGTGTATCCATACTTTGTCTACATAGGCAATCCCGGGAGCATAGCTCTTGACTATGCTCTTTTTACTGCTTCGGGCATTACCCTACCAGATGGTGTAAAGTATCAAAATCTTTTTGATGCTATCTTGGATGCAATATACTCGGCCCTCGAAAGGGCCGGAGGGTCATCTGTCGAAATTGTTGTATCAGAGACAGGCTGGCCATCAGCTGGAGGTGGACAAGCTACATCAATTGACAATGCCAGGACTTACAACAATAACCTGATTAAGCATGTCAATGGAAGTTCTGGAACCCCAAAAAGGCCTAGAAGAGCTATTGAGACttacattttttatttgtttgatgAAGACCAAAAGAGTCCAGAATATGAGAAGCATTTTGGGCTCTTTCTTCCAAATAAGAAGCGAAAGTACCCAATCAGTTTCTAA
- the LOC140009557 gene encoding glucan endo-1,3-beta-glucosidase, acidic-like, whose product MAGAEQQFKAAMFVIGLLLLATLDYTGAQTGVCYGRLGSNLPSPADVVALCNQNNIKRMRIYDPDQSTLQALGGSNIEVILGVPNTALQNVAASQDNANTWVQNNVRNYPNVKFRYIAVGNEVSPIKGDTAQYANFLLPAIQNIFNAISAAGLGIKVSTAVETELVGNNFPPSAGTFKPEVQNFINPIVQFLASKGAPLLVNVYPYFAYIYNSQNIALEYALFTSSGITTPDGVKYQNLLDALLDATYSALERAGGQSVEIVVSETGWPSDGGQATSIDNARTYNTNLIRHVNGNSGTPKRPGRAIETYIFDLFDEDQKSPDSEKHFGLFLPNRQPKYPISF is encoded by the exons ATGGCTGGTGCGGAACAACAATTCAAGGCCGCTATGTTTGTTATTGGGCTGCTGCTACTTGCAACACTTGATTATACAG GGGCTCAAACAGGCGTTTGCTATGGAAGGCTTGGGAGTAATCTTCCATCTCCAGCAGATGTTGTAGCCCTTTGCAACCAGAACAACATCAAAAGAATGCGAATCTACGATCCTGATCAATCCACTCTTCAAGCCCTAGGAGGTTCAAATATTGAAGTCATTCTTGGGGTTCCCAACACTGCTCTTCAGAACGTTGCTGCAAGCCAAGATAATGCAAATACTTGGGTTCAAAACAATGTAAGGAATTATCCCAATGTCAAATTCAGGTACATCGCAGTTGGAAATGAAGTCAGCCCAATAAAGGGCGACACAGCTCAATACGCAAACTTTCTTCTCCCTGCCATCCAAAACATCTTCAACGCAATTTCTGCGGCAGGGCTAGGCATCAAAGTTTCCACTGCTGTTGAAACTGAACTTGTTGGAAATAATTTTCCTCCATCAGCTGGCACTTTCAAACCTGAAGTCCAAAATTTTATCAATCCCATTGTTCAGTTCTTAGCTAGCAAAGGCGCCCCATTACTCGTTAACGTGTATCCATACTTTGCCTACATATACAATTCCCAGAACATAGCTCTTGAATATGCTCTTTTTACATCTTCGGGCATTACCACACCAGATGGTGTGAAGTATCAAAATCTTCTTGATGCTCTCTTGGATGCAACATATTCAGCGCTCGAAAGGGCCGGAGGCCAATCTGTCGAAATTGTTGTATCAGAGACTGGTTGGCCATCAGATGGAGGACAAGCGACATCAATAGACAATGCCAGGACTTACAACACTAACCTGATTCGGCATGTCAATGGGAATTCTGGAACCCCAAAAAGGCCTGGAAGAGCTATTGAGACTTACATTTTTGATTTGTTTGATGAAGATCAAAAGAGTCCAGACTCTGAGAAGCATTTTGGGCTCTTTCTTCCAAATAGGCAGCCAAAGTACCCAATCAGCTTCTAA